One Drosophila subpulchrella strain 33 F10 #4 breed RU33 chromosome 2R, RU_Dsub_v1.1 Primary Assembly, whole genome shotgun sequence genomic window, AGCACATAATATCTCTGAGGAGCCACTTCTTTCACAAATGGAAAACCGGCGGATGTACAAGCCATGATAATGAATATGATTGTAATCACACCAAACATAGAGAATACCATCTTGGGCTTACGGAACTTGTGCATGATGGGAATCTGCAAAAAGGAATCCCTAGATTTTCTTAAACATTATGTGTTTCTTAAGTAAACTTACAACAAAACCAGCATAGTTTATTGATGTTGCAATGATAAAGACAGATACCATTATATCAGGACTGCTCTCTGGTCCATCGCGACCCTCCATGGGAATGAAGGTCACGAGAGTTGCATAGCAGATATAGTTGTAGAAGAAGAAAGGTAGAACCTGGCACAGCAGATGAACCGTAACAAAGTAGCTCTCTGTGGAGAAAGTAAACCTATATGGAACCAAAAACCCAGTAAAgttgatataaaaaacataCTCTTTATCGTAAGCTTTAGGATGATTTGCAGCAGGACGGAAATGGCGTAGAAGAAAACCCCAATCATGGGAAAGTAGCTGGAGCGTATACCCATGCTGGTCATGATGATGCAGAGCAATGCGAGCAGGATGCACTGGGCGTGCATGAAGCAGGCGATGGTATGATCCAATTTCATGTTGGTCTTCCTCTTCGTTAATCCAATGTAAATCGCAGGCAGTATGCCAAACACAAAGAACAAGGTGCAGAAGTACAGGCCAAAGGCCATCCATTTTCCATAGTACCAGGATTCGGCTAGTCCCACGCCTTGCATAAAAACGGCCACCAGGAGTGTTAGGCCACAGGCAACAAATAGAGTTCCCGCTTGGACCAGGAAGATGATGCCGAATCGCATTAGAACCGCCTTGGGAGCATCAGAGCCATTGTCCAATGTCATGATGTACACCGAGTTGCCAATGCAAACAAAGGCCGCCACAGAGACCACAATATTAATGGCCATACTAGTGGTTTCAGTGTAGGTCATCATGAACCAGCCCATGAAGTCGTAGTACACAGTGTGCCCCTTCTCATGGGCGGCGGTGTCATCCAACTCGGGAGCATTAGCCAGGGCCCAAATCAGGGGCAGTACGTTCTCACCGGTCGACTGGTATGTGCCACGTTCCACATTTCGGAAGTTATCGAACTCGGTGTGGTAGACATATCCATTCATCACGCTGGCCATATCCAGACCGGGAACTCCTCCGTAATCACGGAAAACGCGAAAGTCGGTATCAGAGGGTATAAAGTTGTGCTGGAACAGCTCCTCGGCCAGGGTCTGGGCATATGGGTGTGGCACACTAGCCTGATAGTATTTGGCCAGCCATGGGTGGTTCGGACCCGTCTGGAAGAGCACCTCACGTCCACCGGCGCCAGTGGAGTCCAGGTTTACCAATGCTCTGGGTTTAATAAACAGAGAATCAGGGTAAGTCAATGGGTTCTGGGGGTTTTTAACTGTCATTATAAAACTATTCTTcttaattgtatttttatataatcaGAAATTATGTGTAATTCATTGAAGATATGTTGTTTAAATCAATAAGTCCAAGTCAATACGTTTTCTGGGTCTTTTTAATTGATTGATATAATATACAcagttataataaataaatctgAAGATGTACGAAAAACTGtggttttattatattttcaatttttttgtgCTATAAGTCCTGACTATTTGTATTCCACTTACTTGCAGTTCTTGGCCCATTTGTGCTGTGTAATAAATCCATGTGAACCAAGCATGCAGGCCTCTTCGGCTCCGTTGAACAGGAAGACTACAGGATGTATGAGTGGTTTCTCGGAGAGTGAAATAACGCGCAGGGTTTCCAGCATAACCACCACCATGACGCCATCATCTCCAGCGGCTGGGGTTTGGATCTCGGAATCATAGTGGGAGTTCACCAGCAAATAGTTCTCATTGCTCGAACTCTTCTGTG contains:
- the LOC119550821 gene encoding endoplasmic reticulum metallopeptidase 1 — its product is MSFSILDITAEKDGGKSRDKKWPWFGAPIYAAAAFALFYAAVLPSFHSYPTMLYQSEEALHPDEFIGERAMRQLAEYSAIGNKMSGSINNEVHTVNFLLREIQKIKDEARTDLYDIEVDTQYSSGGFHLWGMTISYTNLSNVVVKISQKSSSNENYLLVNSHYDSEIQTPAAGDDGVMVVVMLETLRVISLSEKPLIHPVVFLFNGAEEACMLGSHGFITQHKWAKNCKALVNLDSTGAGGREVLFQTGPNHPWLAKYYQASVPHPYAQTLAEELFQHNFIPSDTDFRVFRDYGGVPGLDMASVMNGYVYHTEFDNFRNVERGTYQSTGENVLPLIWALANAPELDDTAAHEKGHTVYYDFMGWFMMTYTETTSMAINIVVSVAAFVCIGNSVYIMTLDNGSDAPKAVLMRFGIIFLVQAGTLFVACGLTLLVAVFMQGVGLAESWYYGKWMAFGLYFCTLFFVFGILPAIYIGLTKRKTNMKLDHTIACFMHAQCILLALLCIIMTSMGIRSSYFPMIGVFFYAISVLLQIILKLTIKKSYFVTVHLLCQVLPFFFYNYICYATLVTFIPMEGRDGPESSPDIMVSVFIIATSINYAGFVIPIMHKFRKPKMVFSMFGVITIIFIIMACTSAGFPFVKEVAPQRYYVLHTQRTFHNLDGSNKQDSGYYIQPVDTRLHELDDTTFKNAEPESWTAASCAAEPFCGLPLYSGRWIDWKNSARWIYSTPPVIPLSINLTQLSKQSLAGNKVRYEYNLRASDRVMMYIDPLDNVKVTDWSFDHTPLEENHIPPYLIYAIYSQTEEPLNFWVELEHEESNTEGPYMKLVVSEHFEYHPEHYTEDFKQFLATFPDWTYTTDWFSALESWIV